The Asterias amurensis chromosome 20, ASM3211899v1 region GCCCCTCCCACCCAAGCTCCTCCCACCCAACCTCccccagaaccagaaccagaacctaCCCCAGAACCACAACCCACCCCTCCCGAACCCGAAGCTACCCCACCCCTGcccccaccaccacccccacccccaccaccaccaccgcAGACAACCCCGGCCACACTGACCGATGGTGGTGAAATTATCATCGATGAGAGTTCATACACCGAGTACTCATCGTTCCAGTCCGGTGGTCCACTGTCAGAAGGTTCCGAATTAGGTAAATATTTAGTATAGTTTGAATAATTATTCCTCTTCCTGAAATGGTTCCAGTACAGACTAATTCACAGAATTATAAGCACCAACAATTTTCCTTTCAAAAATCAACAAGTTGTACTCGAATGCTATAGCTTTTGAAATGAGGCGTGCCATGACCTGACATGGCTAAGAGTACCGGatacaagctctggtgtttgatcaagagagtgtaggttcgagtcccggtcgtgacattcCTCTGTCCTTAAGCgaggcacttaaccatgattgcttagTAAGGTTGAGGAGGTGGTGCTcttccagccaggcttctgatggatggtacccaagcctacatccgtatggactgtaaaagggggtaaccctgtttaagccccaagagtaggtggcaacgtcccctggaaaaatagttgattgtggCCCATACCTAAAAGTGGCATTCAGGCCGTGATTGGGGTGAGGTAACttgcaacaaaaaataacaaaacaaaatacacagaAATTATGTGCAcgaacaatatttattttcttattcAAATTAAACAAGTTGAACATTATTTATGTTGGCCtactttttttgtaataatgaaGAGGAGACTCTTATTTCTTGTTTTGCTCACGTGCCGCTACAATCTCTTGTTGGACTGCATTAGCTTCGTTGATTACTCAATGAGGTATTCATTTTGGTATAATGAGAgaagaagtggtggcaggatacggaaatctGTACCTCTGAAGcattattttgatgtttctttttcttccaGATGAACAAATCGGAGAAGGAGTTGAGTGTTTTACCCGTCCCGATGCCGCTGACTACCGTGGAAAGGTTCACGTTACGGTGAACATTTATACCTGTCAGCATTGGGACTCTGATTCACCTCATGATGTCGACTCAACGTACAggtaaaatagtaaaaaaagagtggtattaatttttataatgcgccatgtctttcTAAAGACACTCCTGGTACACGAAAGATGCAGAAGCAACTAGGCATTGAGATAcacaaatttaaagacagtggacacctttggtaattgtcaaatactagtctTCTCAACAATGTTATGCATGCAATaccaaacccgtgaaaatttgaactcaattggtcgggTTTGGAAAAAAACACCAGTTGGGGGGTTagggaaaacacccttgtctgtgtgctttcagatgcttgatttcgagacctccaaatcaaattctgaggtctcgaaaccaaattcaaatatttttagtgagaacttctttctcgagagccgtttcttacaatgctATATCAGCAgttctccattgatcgttaactaagtttttatgctaacactgattaccaatagtgtccagtgcctttaaaaatgttaaTACATTAAGAGggccgcgtttttttttttttttattgtatacagACATAAGTTCGGTCAGGATTCTAACTTCTGTCGTAACATCCCAGGCTCGGGAGAGGGCGCTTGGTGCTACACTACCAACCCAAACGTGGAGTGGGAATATTGTGACGTAGGAGAGTTCAAAGATGAATGTGTGGCAAAACCAGATATTCCAGATTTAGGTAATATTTATTGCAATGATTATTGATGTTTATAGCCTTACAAACATAATCACTTAATATGGATATTGACAACATGTATTTGATATCACCTTTTGTCATGCGATTAAAATTCTGCTTTgaaattcaattattttgtaaCTCAAAGTACTTTTAATTGTTAAGATTTTAAAACAAGTAGGCATTTTATTCATAATTTGTTCGAATTATTTGAGGTCAAGGAAAACATTTCTAGAATGGGATTTGAGCCAACAACCTTCGGTTGATAGGGCCGAATTGCTCAGTTGGTATGAACGCCGGCATGTgaccagaggtcgttggttcaaatcctgctacagtcattatttttgtctttgttcaaccccaaattatttgaaaatttacCCTGTCCGctccccttgtggtttataaagttgaatgttgttttattcatacAAAGCTTTTGTTTAAAGATGAACATTTTCTTCAATTAACAACCTTGGTCTTTATCCCAACTACGAATAATTACCCAGGTGAGAATGTCTGCGACGGACAGGATCCGGAGTGTTACACAGACCGCTATGGAAGTGACTACTTGGGCCATGTCAGCGTGACCGAGAACGGGCGCACGTGCCAAATGTGGAACATCGACTATCCACACAAGCGGAAGAATAAGTACAGGCCGGCTAGTGATTCACAGCGATTTGGTGATCACAACTACTGCCGGAATCTCGGTTATTCGACGGGTAATGGCATGCAGTGAGTATGGCACTCAAAAAGTTGATCGTAGAGTATTTCTTGTTTTGCCCCAATAGCTTATTTCCTGaagggcctgtatgcttcgtttttgaaaaaggaagggcaccaagacatttacTTCATAGGTAAGGGCACcttataaggaaattgtaaatttctactggagcatttcaaaggcaccataagggggcatggaggcaatcgccttcgctgCCACTGTGGGGGTATCAGTGGCAAGACGTTttgaccatagcagagtcttgcAAATTTACATATGAGACTTTCTTGTCTACCAACCCACACCCTATATAAGAATCATACACTACTTTTGATTGGTTCACTTGCTTGCTATATTTACATATTACTAGGCTTTCCAACCGACGCCGTCCATGGTGTTACACAACTGACCCAGATGTATTGTGGGAGTACTGTGATGTCCAGTTGCCCTGTGACGTATGCGAAGGGAGGGACTTCGACGAGAATGCAGGTCGGTAGTGTAGAtctttaaacttaaaaaaaaaaaataataattagtgaAACCATATCTctttccttactctatggtgaaactagTTTCGAAATCGTGTGCCTTCAATTCATTTTGCTTGATTGTTTGTTAGACGATCTTCCCCGCCAAGGGAACTAAGCAAACtcacacaaggggatataaacgccaaactgacaacagccaatctccCTTAataacattggtttaacgtctatattgcaaatcaagaaattgtgattcaataACTGGACGACAACATCCCTGCGATGTCCCGTCCCCGTCAGATTTACTTGATTGTATACCCCGGTCTGCCCAGCACATGGGCATACCCCTCATCAGAGTAGCCACCCTTGCTCCGGGGTAAGGGTGAGCGGTAAAACTGCGGGTGTTCCTAAAACGTACAACCGGAACCCAGTGGAATAGGGACAGTGGACGTGCGCCGCGGATATCCGTGGGGTAAAAAAGTTCCGGATACTTGGCCCCTAGCACAGCCCTGTTTTCAACAACTGTCAtcagggacttttcgttttcgacgacggatggttctgcgacggttgttcggctaaacgttgtcgttttcagcacaacgaagattcattccaagtactgtcgtagaaattgagggacgaccgtcctcaaagccgacgcgtgcgcagatgacgccaaatgtcatctttaccgtcgcagaaccatccgtcgccgaaaacgaaaagtccctattatTCCCCCGACAACGGCAATCTTAGTTCAATTAAACTATTATTTGTGATCTTTACTTCGGCAGATGTGCTGTACGCAGGCTCGTACCCAGAGTGTTATCTCCGAGCTGATGCAAGTGACTACCGTGGATATGTCAACCACACCCGGTCAGGTAAATAAAACTGCATCCAGGTTTATCATTAGGCGGCTAGGTTGGCGAAGTTGTGTCTTGCGATGTCTTTCACCTCTGGAACCCCGGTTAAAATCGCACTGCATGTGTGTTGGTTTTCCCTGGGATaattctcttgggttttcctcccaaatCTAAAATTGAAACTTCCCTCCTTGTCTTCTCTGAGTCTCTCCATTTTGGTTATTGTCTCTACAATTTTAAGGAtgaagttcgcttttctgagaatcctgtcttaaaaacaagaatgaataaaattattattaacttaacataataatatttcTAGGTATTCCATGCCAACGCTGGCTCGACCAGGTACCACACCCTGTTGCCAAGGGCAACGTAAAGTTGTTTGGTCACCATGACAACTTCTGTCGCATCAGGAGACACGCCTACCGCACCGGGaagaagccattttgttttacgaCGGACCCGGATGTTGAGTGGGAGTACTGCGAAGTAGGAGACAGACACGAGATCTGCCTGAATGAACATTTGAAACCTGTTGGTAGGTAGATGGGATTTGAAGCATATCCATGGTgttacaaaaatgtgtcaggcgaacattttgaagaaaaagaacaaaaacaaaaaacaaccccTCCCcgcctttttttattttagaaagaCAGAAGGCTCaacatgtttttcttatttGGTGCTTATGAATccttaattattttaaatcatgTGATACGTTCAATGAGCACGATTGGCTTTTTTCCAGGGCTTATTTGAGTGCGTAAAACGGTTGACACCATAAGTATCCTAGCCTCTTGAAAACGAATCAGACACCATTCGGACAACtcaacttttttatttcatttttctaaATTCTTTCTAGCCCCCAAGATTGGTTTGAACCCTGAATGCTACACCGAGAAGGACGGCATTGACTACAAGGGTTTCGTCAGCACTACGGTGTCTGGGTACACGTGTGAATTTTGGCGGGATCGAGTCAACAACAAACGATTCCAGTAAGTTCACTATCTCCTTGTATTTCGGTTTTTGGTTACAGTTAAGGAGTATGGACGAGAAAGTGGAGGTTCGTTGATAGAGATGAATGTACAAGGCGAAGGCGAGCCGGCGGCGAGAACATTCtagttacgaatctacactttcgaGTCTGTTCTCTGACTTGGACTATTTTACCCAAAACTTTGTACTTTATCAAACGACATTTTGGTTTAAAGTGCTTGCAGCATTATCGAGTACCATGTTTTAATCAGTTTACAATTATGTTTTTACTAAAGTAAGTTAATGAACAACTTTGAGCTGTGGAGCGGGGAACGGCAAGGGTATATCCAAGAATTTCCGTTGGATAACAGGTTCTATTTCTTTGATTGTTACTCTGAGGATTTTGTCTTTTTGATGTGCAGGAAAGCCTTCCGCAACGAGGAGAATTACTGCCGTACATTGGGGATACTAGCTTCCCCTTACGGTAAACCTTGGTGCTTCATCGAAGGGCACCCAACCCTTGCCTGGGAGTACTGCGATGTAGGACCTCGGTATCGAACCTGCCGTGATGACGATGAACCATAAACTCCGCATGCAAACAGCTACCATATCGTCCACATTCAAGCTCTAGCAACCGTTtcgcaaaattattaatttagttTATCTGTACATTTGATAATGACTCtggaaattaaataaaaattttcTCGGATAGAAGTGCAGCATCATTGGATAGTGTTATGCATCTTGATAAACTGTGTCCTCCCAAACTAAACATGAGTAACAAATTCTGTTGTATGATCCTTATCAAACTGTTTTGGCTCAAAATTACTTCTGACAAAAAGCAAGACGACTTGGCAAAATGCACTGAGCACAATTAAAGGgtcaattattttattattatttgaaagccGATTGAGGATTTTGTTTACATGGTGAACAATGTGTATAACTTATTCTTCCTGATCACACAACGGATTAAGCcattattttcacaggtttctcaTTTCATGGTTGATCACATTAAACAGGAACGCTGTTAGCAACTACTGTGTCAGCTACACTCAATCCTGTATATTACCTTTAAGCAGCTGCAGAAGTCATTGATTAACAACATTTATTTGCTTAGCGAAAAACTTGGAACTGATGGTGGTGCATAGAGTCAATATGTATTGTTTAACAACTAGTGTGCAATAAATGATTACAACCTTTTCGCCTGAAATAAGTTTCAATATTGTTCTCTTTATTATAAAATTCATCTTTTCAACAGAAAAATACATAAAGTTATTACACAAATTTAATACcaacaaatatatataatttcATTTTCTCATAATTTATAAACAGCACCATAAAGAATTACAGTTTATTTTCAAGTTGTAACAACAATCTTAAATAGTGCCCTCAACCGTAGCATGAGGCCAGTCATCAAACTCAAAACATCAGActcaaaacattttgattttaacTTCTGTTaaaattctcctgaagacgattaGATCATGCTGACCGAAATGGCAGCATAACCAGGTTCCTTGGTCGAGTCATTTCACACGGCCGATCAATGCGATTATAACGCAGTTGCAATTTTCTGAAGTAGGTCTCGATCAAGGTTATTTTTTAGTCAGGGTCCTTTGCTATTTCATATCTAGGATACCTTTCACACGAGtgggttttgctaattttttaTCCTGGATGCGAAAAATCGCAAAACACGTTGGTTAAAAAACTCTCGTGTGAAATGGGCTTAAGGATACCAAGTATTTTTTTGGTTTGAGATTTTCTGAAGGATTATCTTGAAATCATTTTATGAAGATTATCCTAAAAAGATCACCTTATAGGCTTATCTTGCCCTCTCTGATGAGATCCTGCCATACTAGTCCATTTGGATATTCATAATCCCTCAGTGTTTCCGCTTTAAGCTCGGTGTTGTAGCCTGGCTCCTGTAGATAGATAACCATGGAAAGGTACAAGGAATAAGGTTGGGAACTAGAGTTCTTTGTAAGAAACAATGCTGAGAAAATTTGAGTTATCATAATGTTATGACTTGATATGGctcaaaagttgtgaaagtagaaacaccaagaaATTCAATGAGAAAACATCGACACTTCTTTTGTTTCAATGCTAATTTTAACCCCtctctgatttaaaaaaaaaatcagaaaatttcaCCTCTCCTGTTGGCCTAttttggcttgtttctccaAACTGATATTTCTGACAAACGGCTCAATAAGCTTGGTCGCATCGTAtcatgttggggtacaccaagtgattatactggtctttgacaattaccagaggtgtccagtgtcttataAGCATTCTCTTTGAAATTGAGCCTAGCTGCACTTACTCgggagggattcaaacccacaaccctctgctagagcagatgtcttactacAGAGCGGTTCAAATCCaatatttgttgcttaagcaactctCATCAGGCCCAGCTTCTCTTACCTTAGGTGGCATGTAGCATGTGTTCTTCATGATGACTGGGTACTTGGCATGCTCATGAAGATGGTCCACATACTCTATCACTCTAAACAGAAATAATGATTATACAATCAAATTCATCATAATTttacacagtttttttttaaactgagtgTTTTGTTTCATCTGGGCCCATACGGCTGTTACGCAGAAAAAAACTGATCGagcaatttctttgcttagcaaatattgagttgggcaccagtcacCCAATGCACACTTAGGCTGGTAActtcattctggtaagcataattttgttgtgcttagctactttttgtgctaagcagttctatgaaatcgggccatgATTTTTCACTTTGGCAAGTTCATACTTATTCATACATTCATTAATCCTCCAGCATTGACATCCTCCAGCTGCAATCTTAGAGGTAAACCGGTGAAAAATATTGGAAAACGTACATATTTGTACACgcagcgcacaggattggcATTTGAACaaccttttttttgtttctttacctCTACATGAGTGCATCCCTAATTAAAATTATGACATGTGCGTAAGGTTTATTATAACAACGTTTCCAACAAATTAATTGACTTGTCGTCACCTGTTTTCCTTGGTTGCCGACACACACAGATAGTCAAACATACTGATGTGTTGAACTAACTCGCACAGAGACACGCCCCCAGCGTGGGGACAAACAGGAACTGcgcaaaaataaacaaaggtgTCAATTAGTACAAAATAATATAAGACactttaaacttgtttttaaacatctggtaatttaaaacaatttgtagtATTCGTCAAATCTGCAGAGTTGCAAGTAAGTTTGCGTAGGTATTTTACAATATCAAGAAAGCTCAATCACAATGAAACATTAaagagtttaaaacaaaaacaaagcaaacaaaaattgcaCAAGGAAACATACTTTTATTAAAGCATACAATAAATGCATTAATTAGAAGCATAATCAACTACTGTTAAAATTACGGACAAGGGAAGGCAAGGAACTGTTTTTCTGTCTTTCAGTTTTACAGTTAAACTCAGGAATTTTGATTTTCTGCCTAAGAGTTTTTGAGTAATGGGTTGCTGGCAAGTATTGTAGAAAGGATTGAAGCAGGCATTGTCGGAAAAAGATAAGATCCCTCGGACTCACCATCAAATTTCTTGGCCATTAGTATGATAGACAGAAGCTCATTAACACTGCCAACGCGGCAACTATCAATCTGGCAGTACTGAAGTGCTGAGGCCTGCAGGAACTGCTTGAACATCACACGATTCTGACAATGTTCACCGGTCGCTACTCCAATCCCAATTGGCTTCATGGCCTGGGGTGCAAAAATAGACAAAAAGGGGAAACTCTAATCATGAGTTGTTGTCATTAATTGAAACTTCGCTTTTGGAAGATATtaggtataataataataaagacttaatgcgcacatatccaccctgctgtgtgttcaaggcgcagtaaaaccaaaagcaAACAAAAGAAACCAGACACAactaaattagtccttgaaaacctgtgacagaagataagttttgagaagagattttaattttgtggtagaaagacaagatctaaaattaagtggtagagagttccagatgcgtggtgcaAAGACccgtcaccccatgagtgttgaGACTGGGGTTCATTGAGAAGAAGGATGGAACTGGATGGAAGAGTCCTTgacggagtgtaaacttgaagtagtTCTGAGATATATGAttcaatgagcatcagcttgaagatgattcgttgagagatagggagccagtaaAGTTGTTtgagaatgggggtgatagaacaaaATTTTCAAGACAGTGTCCTGATGCAGGCTGGATAtcaaagactctggacactattggtgattttcgaagaccagtcttctcacttggtgtatctcaacacatgcacgaaaaacaaacctgtgaaaatttcagctcaattggtcgttgaagttgcgagataataatgaaagaaaaaacacccttgccacacgaagttgtgtgctttcagatgcttgattttgagacctcaaattctaattctgaggtctcgaaatctaattcatggaaaactactgctttctcgaaaactacgtcacttcagagggagccgtttctcacaatgttttatactatcaacctctccccattactcgttaccaagtaaggttttatgctaataattattttgagtaattaccaatagtgtccactgcctttaaggtagaAGTACACTGGAGTGAAGCTAGCAAGGGTGGCAAAATGATGATGACTGAGTTGTGAGAGTATTTTCTGACGAACCTTCGAGATTGTAGCATGACCTAAGACATCGTCTGGGGAGGTTGGCTCCTCAATCCATAGAGGTTTGAATCTTGCTAGATGAGACATCCACTCGATGGTCTCCTCAACTCCCCATCGCTGATTGGCATCCATCATCTTTAGATTGAAAAGAAGTGAAAGTTTTCTTCAGTTTAGATGTCTAATATTGTAACCACAATTCCGCAATTCTTAAGTTTTAGCTTAGTTTTGTTTATTAGCAGATGTGAAAAAGGGATTAACCTGCTAGCACTGGTACCTCCGAAAAAAAGACATTGACAAAGTAGGGAGAACGCCAACAACAGGCTAGGTAGCTCAGTTGCGGAGTGCCGCCACGTTCGAAGGTTGCAATATCAAGTCATGATTAAGTTAATCTTCCAGTTGTTCTATTCCAAAGAAATGTATCAATAGCACACAAACTTGAAAGGGAACTGTTACACACCAATGTCTTATCGTAGCCAATTTCTTTGCGAAGAAGTTCCGCTCTGTGAATATCATCTTGAAGATCTGCTCCCACTTTCATCTTGAATTTAGTCCATCCCTCCGAAAGTGCTTTACGGCATCGCTACAACCAAGAAAATATGAAAAGGaatcaattttatgaacaatttTTTCACATAAAGCTCATTCAAGGTATTAAAGATACATTTGGTtatcacttttaaaattaacGGCAATAAAAACTGTTGGTTAGAACGTTTGTATTCAACAAGTTTCACAGTGAGGTTATTATTCTTGGTTATTCAagttaaaaacacaagacctcCGGACTTGTCCCGTCAAAAGTTTACTGGCCCGGCATTAAAACTAAGTAGTTTGACTGCACGGCTTGACTTTTACACAGGTCCATGGCCAGTACTGGCCATGGACCTGTGTAAAAGTCAAGCCGTGCTGTTTCTGAGTTAGAGGCAAGGGCTacagctacgactgttgctCAGGGTGTTGCTAAGGCAACCTAATACTTTAAATTGTGATGACGTGGGATactagctgtagccgccaattcagacTTGGGCCTagcttcatagagctgcttaagcacaaaaagaagctaagcaaaacaaagctAACCAGAGTAAGGTCACCAGCCGAAATACCATATCATATTTACaatttgttactggtatcctgctcattatagctaagcagggatttttcaagcagtattttctgcttaagcagctctatgaaactgggccgaACACGTACCTGAAGTAATACTTCATCAGTGTACCCAAGCCAGGCTGTGGATGTGGTATACGCTTGGTAGCCATCTTGAAGTAAATTCTTCTCTAGGatgaaaatcaaaatcaaaatcaaaatcaaaaataaaacaatcaaaattaaaatcaaaatcaaaatctaaatcaaaaataaaataaaaataaaacaatcaaaattaaaatcatGATGCAACAATATTCCTGAAGCAAATCTATTAACTGTTTTACTTCAATTATAAGAAATGTCGTGTATTTTTCAGGCATACCTCTTTCTGACTTTGTGGCTTGGTTGTTCTGAAGTATTTCAACTGCCTCCTTCTTTGTCAAGGCATCTGTGCTGAGAttttaagaaaaataaaattgaaaagttaaaataaaatcGTTCAAAACCAACTAAAAAGATGAAATAGCCATTTAAAATTTTCTAAGAATGAAAGGAAGAACTTATACTTACATATATCTAAAATCGATGCAGTTGACCAATTGTTGAGGTTCCTGAAAAAGcgaaatttgaaagaaaataaaaactgaaCTTACAGAAAATGTTACTACTGTATCGTGAATAGAACTGATTTAATCAACCCGAAACACCAATTGGGTCAACTTACCATGTCAGCGAGAAGTTTCCATAATGGTTTCCCTTCACGCTTTGCCCACAAATCCCATAATGCATTGAGAATGGCTGCTGTTGCTAGTTGTATGACGCCCTTCTCTGGACCAATCTGTGATATACAAATCCAATTTggaatatttaaaacaaaagctGTTGCAAGATGAATGTCACATAATTATACTTAGACCATTCCTGAATAAAATCTCCCAATCaagttttgcaaaacaaaacacctttcagagatgaaattccaggcctggtttgtttataaaaatacaaacgAGTTGAACGAGGCATATGCATCTACGTACCCATCTTAGCTGTGGTTCGCTCGTCAGTTGACGGTAGAAGTCGGCAAAGTTATCAAAGATATCGGAGAGTTTCTTTTCAACAACAAACTGTGCCAATGCCTTGACTGCTGCAACAACTGCAcaaatgaagaagaaaatgaCAGAAAATCCTGTACATTGAACCATTGTAAAAAATGAGTAGCAAAAAATATCAATAATACCAAGTTCTTAATAACACCTTATTCACACCCGAAAGCGCTCAGTATATCTTCCAGCAAGGATTTTGGAGCAAGAAGTTTTGAAGTATAAGACCTattgatagcaccatgtaatggaaacaaggtgctgtggggtACGATGCTGATCATCAGACCAGTAAACACCGGGGCAAAACCCTCCTCTTACCGATATTTTTAGCACTGGATTCTTGTAAAttcattacacaacacaaggaACCTATGGCTTTACGCACATCCAAAGGAcaatgcttaaataattttgccaaggacacaagtgccacgaccggtcctcgaacccacactcttctgatTAGAGGTGTTCTTATCAGACAGAGagtaaacaattgaaaaaacaacaaagacCACTGGACTTATTTTGAGTCCTATTTTGAGTTTACGGGTCCGACATTGAAATCACAGGCCTCGGGCCGTTGGTCCAGTGCAAACTTTTAGCCCATGTAGTGTATTGCTAGTATTAGTATTTAGTAATAATGTTAGGCCCTATATTTATTTTACCAATCTCAGTGCCTCGTCCGATGGTGAAGGTCAAACCATGACCACAGATACCATCTCCAGCATTCGTTGTGATGATGACGTAGGCACAAGAATAATCTGGATCTGTGTGCTGAATTGTAATCAAATTATTACATACACAAGTTTATATTTTAACTAAAATAAACCACTCTCTACCAAGGGAACACATACCTATTGGGGGTTTGGAACAATACGCTTAAAaagaatattttaaatttatacagacaataataaaaaattataagcTGTTTGTCATTACTCATAGTGTTaagatttcatttcaaaagtgtgGTTATGACTTTTCACATTCAATAAAGAGGAATAACCGgtaataaattgaaaaaaaacagaGTAAGCCCGATCTGAACCTCAACAATTCAGTAATATCTCGATTTATCTAAACATGCTAAAAGTTTCAAGTCActtgaaaagtttccgtatcattcaatcaatcactGCGTAAAGATCATAGATGGCGCCACCACTATACTATTTCATAGGGCAGGGGgcctatccctttttgtaaaaattagtgaaaaagtggtggtggcGCCAcatggaaagttatcctatcTCACCATTGCATCAGACCCATGTTGCTCTAAAGATGTTGGAAACCGGATGTCCTTTACTTCAACTTTAGCAACACTTATGGAGGCTGCCATCTTGGATGTCGAAAACACTCACGCCCCTTTTTGatttcacaagagggcgctattcaatcTTTTACCAGGTCTCATTTTCATAGCGCTGCAAAGTTCCAAAGCTCtgagaaaaaaatgttaaaaaaataatgaaattcaACAAACTTCTCAACCATTCATGTAaaagtcatttttgttttcttcaaatagACGACATCGGCTTCGGCTATGGC contains the following coding sequences:
- the LOC139952472 gene encoding hepatocyte growth factor-like gives rise to the protein MARSRVFVMVVLCCLLPCHAGPDVPMYARASSPVGVVCDELADAIENAKEVLFLTLQLEFDCPPEPTEAPPAPPTQAPPTQPPPEPEPEPTPEPQPTPPEPEATPPLPPPPPPPPPPPPQTTPATLTDGGEIIIDESSYTEYSSFQSGGPLSEGSELDEQIGEGVECFTRPDAADYRGKVHVTVNIYTCQHWDSDSPHDVDSTYRHKFGQDSNFCRNIPGSGEGAWCYTTNPNVEWEYCDVGEFKDECVAKPDIPDLGENVCDGQDPECYTDRYGSDYLGHVSVTENGRTCQMWNIDYPHKRKNKYRPASDSQRFGDHNYCRNLGYSTGNGMQLSNRRRPWCYTTDPDVLWEYCDVQLPCDVCEGRDFDENADVLYAGSYPECYLRADASDYRGYVNHTRSGIPCQRWLDQVPHPVAKGNVKLFGHHDNFCRIRRHAYRTGKKPFCFTTDPDVEWEYCEVGDRHEICLNEHLKPVAPKIGLNPECYTEKDGIDYKGFVSTTVSGYTCEFWRDRVNNKRFQKAFRNEENYCRTLGILASPYGKPWCFIEGHPTLAWEYCDVGPRYRTCRDDDEP
- the LOC139952473 gene encoding mitochondrial enolase superfamily member 1-like, which encodes MAASISVAKVEVKDIRFPTSLEQHGSDAMHTDPDYSCAYVIITTNAGDGICGHGLTFTIGRGTEIVVAAVKALAQFVVEKKLSDIFDNFADFYRQLTSEPQLRWIGPEKGVIQLATAAILNALWDLWAKREGKPLWKLLADMEPQQLVNCIDFRYITDALTKKEAVEILQNNQATKSEREKNLLQDGYQAYTTSTAWLGYTDEVLLQRCRKALSEGWTKFKMKVGADLQDDIHRAELLRKEIGYDKTLMMDANQRWGVEETIEWMSHLARFKPLWIEEPTSPDDVLGHATISKAMKPIGIGVATGEHCQNRVMFKQFLQASALQYCQIDSCRVGSVNELLSIILMAKKFDVPVCPHAGGVSLCELVQHISMFDYLCVSATKENRVIEYVDHLHEHAKYPVIMKNTCYMPPKEPGYNTELKAETLRDYEYPNGLVWQDLIREGKISL